One Malus sylvestris chromosome 14, drMalSylv7.2, whole genome shotgun sequence DNA segment encodes these proteins:
- the LOC126599201 gene encoding uncharacterized protein LOC126599201 has product MADAFKRGRLETAIWAAKVLLLCVGTVSTVVFFKAAIIPYLLNLCLSIVPHIRTSFKNCCSLSPLYIYIILNFIILTIAASSAFQRQNHNHKHHLSSSSVASGDTTKNNAKTTDNIDPSHDFIYSPDNNTDNKYNSSQSQMLSAQPPQQQDRLFQSHPEDDATFLFSSSSLDNHPYTLNNEMISWHDIHTVQEGVIPNTILRTSTTAFEYDDHQRSGPSPEKCCGDSMPTEEEEEEVEADDDTKTLDTTWKAIMDGQGKASGKHLKKSDTWDTPPRLTGRQLAITNTKFKDPQRQLNQCNLDDDHDDEDDAVTWARRELKKSDTFSDRVSLRRQKSMSQEELNQRAEAFIKKINNDIRLERLESDQRRFREIASTAI; this is encoded by the coding sequence ATGGCGGATGCGTTCAAAAGAGGAAGACTGGAAACGGCAATCTGGGCAGCAAAGGTGTTGCTGCTTTGTGTAGGGACAGTGTCGACAGTGGTATTCTTCAAAGCAGCAATCATTCCTTACTTGCTCAACCTCTGTCTTTCCATCGTCCCTCACATCCGGACTTCTTTCAAAAACTGCTGCTCCTTATCTCCTCTTTACATCTACATCATCCTCAACTTTATCATCCTCACCATCGCTGCCTCCTCCGCTTTCCAACGCCAAAACCACAACCACAAGCACCACCTTTCCTCTTCTTCCGTTGCCTCCGGCGACACTACTAAAAACAATGCCAAGACCACTGACAACATTGACCCCTCTCACGATTTTATTTACAGTCCAGACAACAACACCGACAACAAGTACAACAGCAGCCAATCCCAGATGCTGTCCGCCCAGCCGCCGCAGCAGCAAGACAGATTATTCCAAAGTCATCCGGAAGATGATGCAACTTTTCTAttctcttcatcatctctagACAACCATCCGTACACATTGAATAATGAGATGATCAGTTGGCATGACATTCACACAGTACAAGAAGGTGTAATTCCAAATACTATTCTGCGTACTAGTACTACTGCCTTTGAGTATGATGATCATCAGCGATCTGGGCCTTCACCGGAAAAGTGCTGCGGTGACTCAATGCcaacggaggaggaggaggaggaggtggaggcgGATGATGACACCAAGACATTGGACACGACATGGAAGGCCATCATGGATGGGCAAGGCAAGGCAAGCGGTAAGCACCTCAAAAAGAGTGACACTTGGGACACGCCTCCTCGCCTAACCGGCCGGCAATTGGCCATCACAAATACCAAATTCAAAGACCCACAACGTCAATTGAATCAATGTAACTTGGATGATGATCACGATGACGAGGACGATGCAGTGACATGGGCTCGACGGGAGCTCAAGAAATCGGACACGTTTAGCGACAGAGTGTCTTTGAGAAGGCAAAAGTCGATGAGTCAGGAAGAGTTGAACCAGCGAGCAGAGGCCTTCATCAAGAAGATCAACAATGACATCAGACTTGAGAGGCTAGAATCTGATCAACGCCGTTTCAGGGAGATTGCTAGCACTGCCATTTAG